From Plectropomus leopardus isolate mb chromosome 17, YSFRI_Pleo_2.0, whole genome shotgun sequence, a single genomic window includes:
- the LOC121956833 gene encoding uncharacterized protein LOC121956833, which produces MPAVITRGQKLSTTPSPHLSSWIQFCLLLIAAVLVGITQVFFAAKRKLTGRLLERCRQQEEETQLTRDTEEEWWKTAKEKVHVKLRLKVMQTQARVALSDRLSADNDPSSRSDIPIAPPQLHPLIQTWEQTRSQKTPEDEDEDEEAADARKEEQEEKESVDCTARAHGHYQADEDKDVQVNKETEDHFSVQMAQRTFHESEQEGRSVLGMVAVQVERDPKTGASVIMSVAPVSEPAGAAPMSTTIFDDGRKSIHAVGGSGIQPSTEELGQILSIVDGVGMKVLLDEVTVTPNKVETKTEIVDEAQEGEVLSFPACHATSKEDKTQLEISGGYDSEVELETEGYALSLGNKENKNDSLAVEDAAGEVDIVEDLRFTKAFGNTKIKKEDSMVVGDVAGKVNIVEDLRLKTAFGNKEDKNEDSVAVGDVAGEVDNLVDLRFRKGLGITKYKKENCVVFGDVAGEVDNVDDLRPKKGLRNIEDKNEDSVAVGKVAGEVDNVEDLPLKEGPVTLVFLGYTDANQAQSQEDQEGSTIAVERVIITEDGEEHVIGPAPAPARAEKDAPALQDVHLDENGVKVQREEDDKKLDNSSPPAAADGGETTKRKSCQCCSVM; this is translated from the exons ATGCCTGCAGTGATCACACGGGGTCAGAAACTCAGCACGACGCCGTCTCCTCATTTG AGTTCTTGGATCCAGTTCTGCCTGTTGCTCATAGCAGCTGTTTTAGTTGGAATAACTCAAGTTTTCTTTGCTGCTAAAAGAAAACTTACAGGGAGACTTCTT GAGAGGTGTCggcagcaggaagaggagaCGCAGCTGACGagggacacagaggaggagtggTGGAAGACAGCCAAGGAAAAAG TTCATGTTaaattaaggcttaaagttatgcaaaCTCAAGCCAGGGTCgctctgagtgacaggctgtctgccgaTAATGACCCGAGCTCACGGTCAGATATACCCATCGCTCcgccacagctccaccctctcatccaaacaTG GGAACAAACCAGAAGTCAAAAGACGCccgaggacgaggacgaggacgaggaggcAGCTGATGCCCGAAAAGAggaacaagaagaaaaagaatctGTCGACTGCACAGCCAGAGCACACGGCCACTACCAG GCTGACGAGGACAAGGACGTACAAG tgaATAAAGAAACTGAGGATCACTTCTCTGTACAAATGGCACAAAGGACGTTTCATGAAAGTGAGCAAGAAGGCCGATCAG TCCTGGGGATGGTGGCAGTGCAGGTCGAGAGAGACCCTAAGACAGGCGCCTCCGTCATCATGTCAGTGGCCCCCGTGTCCGAACCGGCCGGTGCTGCCCCGATGTCTACCACGATCTTTGACGATGGCAGGAAAAGCATCCATGCTGTCGGCGGGTCGGGGATTCAACCCTCGACTGAAGAGCTTGGGCAGATCTTGAGCATTGTCGATGGCGTCGGGATGAAAGTTCTGCTGGATGAGGTGACGGTCACGCCAAACAAGgtggagacaaagacagagattGTCGATGAAGCTCAAGAGGGAGAAGTCCTGTCTTTTCCCGCCTGTCACGCCACTTCAAAAGAGGACAAGACGCAGTTAGAAATCTCTGGAGGCTACGACTCAGAAGTTGAGCTGGAGACAGAAGGCTATGCTCTTAGTTTGGGAAACAAGgagaataaaaatgacagtCTGGCGGTCGAAGACGCTGCAGGAGAAGTCGATATCGTGGAGGATCTAAGGTTCACGAAAGCTTTTGGAAACACCAAGATTAAAAAAGAGGACAGCATGGTGGTTGGAGATGTTGCAGGAAAAGTCAACATAGTGGAGGATCTaaggctgaaaacagcttttggAAACAAGGAGGATAAAAATGAGGACAGTGTGGCGGTGGGAGATGTTGCAGGAGAAGTCGATAACCTGGTGGATTTAAGGTTCAGGAAAGGTCTGGGCATCACCAAGTATAAAAAAGAGAACTGTGTGGTGTTTGGAGACGTTGCAGGAGAAGTCGATAACGTGGACGATCTAAGGCCAAAGAAAGGTTTGAGAAATATTGAGGATAAAAACGAGGACAGTGTGGCAGTGGGAAAGGTTGCAGGAGAAGTCGACAACGTGGAGGATCTACCGCTGAAGGAAGGCCCCGTCACTCTCGTCTTCCTGGGATACACTGACGCCAACCAAGCTCAGAGCCAAGAGGACCAGGAAGGCAGCACGATCGCTGTGGAGCGAGTGATCATCACCGAGGACGGAGAAGAGCACGTCATTGGACCTGCACCGGCTCCAGCTCGGGCAGAGAAAGACGCCCCGGCGCTTCAGGATGTTCATTTGGACGAAAATGGTGTCAAAGTCCAGAGAGAAGAAGACGATAAGAAGCTGGATAATTCATCTCCTCCCGCTGCAGCAGATGGAGGAGAAACCACCAAGCGCAAGTCCTgtcagtgctgctctgtcatGTAA